The stretch of DNA CGCCTTCTCGATGGCCCCCGTGACCATCTTGGCCTCAATAGGCTGGCTGTCGTCCATGCCGAGCCGATCCATCATGGACACCACGCGGTCATTGGCAAACAGGCGCATCAGGTCGTCCTCAAAGCTGACATAGAAGCGGCTGCTGCCGGGGTCGCCCTGCCGCCCGGCCCGTCCGCGCAACTGGTTGTCTATTCGGCGAGATTCGTGGCGCTCGGTGCCGATGATGTGTAACCCGCCGATTTCCTGCACGCGGGCATGGTCGGCAATGGTGGCGAGTTCGAGTTGCTGCGCCTGCGCGATAAATTCGGGCGTGACGCCGGGAATGAGGAGGCCAAGTTCGGTGGCGGCAGGATCTTGGCGGCTGATCGCCTTGATGAAATTCTCGGCTTCGGGCGCGAACCGGCTGATGCCAAAGTTCTGTTCTATGGCCTCGCCCAGCAGGAATTCGCTGTCGCCGCCCAGCTTGATGTCGGTGCCGCGTCCGGCCATGTTGGTGGCAATCGTGACCGTGCCGCTGCGTCCGGCCTGCGCCACGATGCTGGCTTCCTGCGCCTCAAATTTGGCGTTCAGAACGGTGTGCGGAATTTGCGCGGCCTTCAGCAGATCGCTGAGTTGCTCGCTGGTCACGATGCTGGCCGTGCCGATCAGAACCGGGCGGCCCGTGGCGTGCATCTCCACGACTTCCTGCACCACCGCGTTGTATTTGCCGATGCGCGAGCGATACACCAGATCTTCGGCGTCTTTACGGAGGATTGATTTGTTGGTGGGAATAACGAGCACGTCGCTGCCGTAGATGTCGAGGAATTCTTTTTCCTCGGTTTTGGCCGTACCCGTCATGCCTGAGAACTTGTTGTACAGGCGGAAAAAGTTCTGGTACGTAATGGTCGCCAGCGTCTGGTTCTCGTTCTCGATCTTGACGTTTTCCTTGGCTTCAATGGCCTGATGCAGACCCTCGCCGTAGCGGCGTCCGGGCATCGAGCGGCCCGTGAATTCGTCCACGATCAGCACTTCGCCTTCCGCGTTGACCATGTAGTCTTTTTCGCGGTGGTACAGCTCTTTGGCCCGGATCGCCTGCGTGATCATGTGGGCCTTGTCCATGTTTTCGGGGCTGTACAGGTCAGGAATACTCAGCAATCTCTCGATTTTGCCGATGCCGCCCTCGGTGATATGCACCTGCTTGCCCTTCTCGTCGATGGTGTAGTCGCCCGTGGCCTCGGCGCGTTTGCCGGGTTCGGCGGGTTCGCCCTTTTGCAGGCGCCGAATCAGCTTGGCGTACACGTAGTACAGGTCGGTGGCTTTTTCGGCGGCTCCCGAAATGATCAGCGGCGTGCGGGCCTCGTCGATCAGAATGCTGTCCACTTCGTCCACGATGGCAAAATTCAGCGGTGAATCGGCACGCAGGGCCAACGCCTCGCGGCTCTGGGCCATGTTGTCGCGCAGATAGTCGAAGCCCAACTCGGAGTTGGTGACGTAGGTGATGTCGCAGGCATAGGCGGCCTGCTTTTGCGCGGGCTGCAACTCGCGGTTGGCGAGGCCCACGGTCAGGCCCAGCGTGCGGTACAGCAGGCCCATTTCTTCCATGCCCACCCGCGCCAGATAGTCGTTGACAGTGACGAGATGGCAGCCTTTACCTTCCAGGGCGTTGAGCGCGAGCGCCAGTGTAGCCACCAGCGTTTTGCCTTCTCCGGTACGCATTTCGCCAATACGACCCTGGTGCAGCGCCGCGCCGCCGATGAGCTGCACGTCGTAATGGCGCTTGCCGATAGAGCGGCGGCCTGCTTCGCGGATCAGGGCAAAGGCCGGAATCAGTACGTCGTCTAGGGACTCCCCGCCCTCCTGTACGCGTTTCCGAAGAGCCATAAAGGCCTCGGCGAGATTCTCGACTTTCATCGTTTCTTCTTCCAGCGCGTTCACCGGCTGCACCACCGTTTTGATGATGCGCGAAACGTCGCGCTGGTTGTTATCGAATACTTTGTTGAGGACACGGAACATGACGCCTCCCAGTATACGCCCCTGCTACCTGACCGGAGCGCCTGATTTCAGTGAGGTGCGCGTAAGCAACTTGATACTGACTTGCTCTGATTCCCGAACATCCGTAAAGGCACCGATAGGGTCGTCCATCGCCGCCAGGCCGTAATTTTTGCCAC from Deinococcus sp. QL22 encodes:
- the secA gene encoding preprotein translocase subunit SecA, with amino-acid sequence MFRVLNKVFDNNQRDVSRIIKTVVQPVNALEEETMKVENLAEAFMALRKRVQEGGESLDDVLIPAFALIREAGRRSIGKRHYDVQLIGGAALHQGRIGEMRTGEGKTLVATLALALNALEGKGCHLVTVNDYLARVGMEEMGLLYRTLGLTVGLANRELQPAQKQAAYACDITYVTNSELGFDYLRDNMAQSREALALRADSPLNFAIVDEVDSILIDEARTPLIISGAAEKATDLYYVYAKLIRRLQKGEPAEPGKRAEATGDYTIDEKGKQVHITEGGIGKIERLLSIPDLYSPENMDKAHMITQAIRAKELYHREKDYMVNAEGEVLIVDEFTGRSMPGRRYGEGLHQAIEAKENVKIENENQTLATITYQNFFRLYNKFSGMTGTAKTEEKEFLDIYGSDVLVIPTNKSILRKDAEDLVYRSRIGKYNAVVQEVVEMHATGRPVLIGTASIVTSEQLSDLLKAAQIPHTVLNAKFEAQEASIVAQAGRSGTVTIATNMAGRGTDIKLGGDSEFLLGEAIEQNFGISRFAPEAENFIKAISRQDPAATELGLLIPGVTPEFIAQAQQLELATIADHARVQEIGGLHIIGTERHESRRIDNQLRGRAGRQGDPGSSRFYVSFEDDLMRLFANDRVVSMMDRLGMDDSQPIEAKMVTGAIEKAQARVEDRNFSTRKQLLEFDNVMSVQRDTIYGQRREVLLGPDEAVEESTEGMIADFVDLQLATHAPVDENPDTWDIEGLQTAVVDAVPQLEGFDFAALRGVSPAEAQERLLTAVADAFDARKEELGPTMLNSLSRYVLLQVVDQHWKEHLHGMDVLRQGIGLRGYGQRDPFTEYKFEATNMFNEMIDNLKNDVTKFVFRMQFSNAM